One genomic segment of Sporichthyaceae bacterium includes these proteins:
- the dop gene encoding depupylase/deamidase Dop, whose protein sequence is MSVWRVMGLETEYGVSVPGQPGANAMLISSQVVNAYATATSRARRARWDFEEENPLRDARGFDLSRDLADSSQLTDEDVGLANVILTNGARLYVDHAHPEYSSPECTNPRDLVAWDKAGESIMAVASEQASRIPGAQTINLYKNNTDNKGASYGTHENYLMARATPFSDIVRHLTPFFVTRQVVCGAGRVGIGQDGRGHGFQISQRADFFEVEVGLETTLKRPIINTRDEPHADAEKYRRLHVIIGDANLAEISTYLKLGTASLVLSMIEDRFLSVDLSVSSPVSTLHQISHDPTLTHLVTLQSGRKLTAVQLQMEYCEQARKYVEDRYGADADDVTQDVLNRWESVLTRLATDPMSLSRELDWVAKLELLNGYRERDGLNWDAPRLALVDLQYSDVRPEKGLYNKLAQRDRFDRIAAEAKVSWAMTNPPEDTRAYFRGRCLDQYPDEIAAASWDSVIFDLPGRDSLQRVPTLEPLRGTRKHVGELLDRCSTAEELLRTLAGG, encoded by the coding sequence ATGAGCGTCTGGCGCGTCATGGGTCTGGAGACCGAGTACGGCGTCTCGGTCCCGGGTCAACCGGGCGCGAACGCGATGCTGATCTCCTCGCAGGTTGTCAACGCGTACGCGACCGCGACCTCCCGGGCCCGTCGCGCGCGCTGGGACTTCGAGGAGGAGAACCCGCTGCGCGACGCCCGCGGGTTCGACCTCTCACGCGACCTCGCCGACTCCAGCCAGCTGACCGACGAGGACGTCGGCCTGGCCAACGTGATCCTGACCAACGGCGCCCGGCTCTACGTCGACCACGCGCACCCGGAGTACTCCTCGCCGGAGTGCACCAACCCGCGCGACCTCGTCGCCTGGGACAAGGCCGGCGAGTCGATCATGGCCGTCGCCTCGGAGCAGGCCTCCCGCATCCCGGGCGCCCAGACGATCAACCTCTACAAGAACAACACCGACAACAAGGGCGCCTCCTACGGCACCCACGAGAACTACCTGATGGCGCGGGCGACGCCGTTCTCGGACATCGTCCGCCACCTCACACCGTTCTTCGTGACCCGTCAGGTGGTGTGCGGCGCCGGTCGGGTGGGCATCGGGCAGGACGGCCGCGGCCACGGCTTCCAGATCAGCCAACGCGCCGACTTCTTCGAGGTCGAGGTCGGGCTGGAGACCACGCTCAAGCGCCCTATCATCAACACCCGCGACGAACCGCACGCCGACGCCGAGAAGTACCGCCGCCTGCACGTAATCATCGGCGACGCGAACCTGGCAGAGATCTCCACCTACCTCAAACTCGGTACTGCCTCGCTGGTGCTGTCGATGATCGAGGACCGCTTCCTGTCGGTGGATCTGTCGGTCAGCTCGCCGGTCTCGACGCTGCATCAGATCTCGCACGACCCGACGCTGACCCACCTGGTGACCCTGCAGTCCGGCCGGAAACTGACGGCTGTTCAGTTGCAGATGGAGTACTGCGAGCAGGCCCGCAAGTACGTCGAGGACCGCTACGGCGCCGACGCCGACGACGTCACCCAGGACGTGCTCAACCGCTGGGAGTCGGTGCTGACCCGGCTGGCGACCGACCCGATGAGCCTGTCCCGGGAGCTGGACTGGGTCGCGAAGCTGGAGCTGCTCAACGGCTACCGCGAACGCGACGGGCTGAACTGGGACGCGCCCCGGTTGGCGTTGGTCGACCTGCAGTACAGCGACGTGCGGCCGGAGAAGGGGCTGTACAACAAGCTGGCCCAGCGCGACCGCTTCGACCGGATCGCGGCTGAGGCCAAGGTGTCGTGGGCGATGACGAATCCGCCCGAGGACACCCGCGCCTACTTCCGCGGCCGCTGCCTCGACCAGTACCCGGACGAGATCGCCGCGGCCTCCTGGGACTCAGTGATCTTCGACCTGCCCGGCCGCGACTCGCTGCAGCGGGTGCCGACCCTGGAACCCTTACGGGGCACCCGCAAGCACGTCGGCGAGCTGCTCGACCGTTGCTCGACGGCCGAGGAGCTGCTGCGCACCCTAGCCGGCGGCTGA
- a CDS encoding DegT/DnrJ/EryC1/StrS family aminotransferase: MLDVLASGHLSRYGRMDDPGFGHKVYSLECEFAQFCGVNHAVATSSGTGSLLVSLLAAGIRPGDEVLVPGFTYVASIGAIIHARAVPVLVEVDESLTMDPVDVAAKITDRTRGILAVHMLGNACDMDPICKIAADHGLILIEDVCQAGGGSYKGRRLGSFGEFGAFSLNRYKMMCAGDGGIITTNDRSLYERAFALHDQGHTPLRDGMKEAGPRSLIGLNFKMNELTGAVALAQLRKLEAMLTALRIRKAALKTALEAAVGPDPDWVYRTLPDPEGECSSLLTVLFPTQERAAAVAERLGTRTVAGSGWHVYGLMDQIVEHKTASPDWSEPARYAQPGDLPRTDDILARALNISVGVVDSGIGAGFGINIHAEQPEIDAVAATFAAACTEA; the protein is encoded by the coding sequence GTGCTCGACGTTCTGGCGTCCGGTCATCTTTCGCGTTACGGCCGTATGGACGATCCGGGCTTCGGCCACAAGGTCTACTCCCTCGAATGCGAGTTCGCTCAATTCTGTGGCGTGAACCATGCCGTGGCGACCAGTTCCGGCACCGGTTCCCTGCTCGTGTCGCTGCTCGCCGCCGGGATCCGTCCGGGTGACGAAGTCCTCGTGCCCGGCTTCACCTACGTCGCCTCCATCGGCGCCATCATCCACGCCCGAGCCGTTCCGGTGCTCGTCGAGGTCGACGAGTCGCTGACGATGGACCCGGTCGACGTCGCCGCAAAGATCACCGACCGGACCCGCGGAATCCTCGCGGTGCACATGCTCGGCAACGCCTGCGACATGGACCCGATCTGCAAGATCGCCGCGGACCACGGCCTGATCCTGATCGAGGACGTCTGCCAGGCCGGGGGAGGCTCCTACAAGGGTCGCCGGCTCGGTTCGTTCGGGGAGTTCGGCGCGTTCTCACTGAACCGGTACAAGATGATGTGCGCCGGCGACGGCGGGATCATCACCACCAACGACCGCTCCCTGTACGAACGTGCCTTCGCCCTGCACGACCAGGGCCACACGCCGCTGCGCGACGGGATGAAGGAAGCCGGACCGCGCAGCCTCATCGGCCTGAACTTCAAGATGAACGAACTGACCGGCGCGGTGGCACTTGCTCAACTGCGCAAGCTCGAAGCCATGCTGACCGCGCTGCGCATCCGCAAGGCCGCGCTGAAAACCGCGCTGGAGGCTGCCGTCGGGCCGGACCCGGACTGGGTCTACCGCACGCTGCCCGACCCGGAGGGGGAGTGCAGCAGCCTGTTGACAGTCCTGTTCCCGACCCAGGAGCGCGCCGCCGCGGTGGCCGAGCGTCTGGGTACCCGGACGGTCGCCGGCTCCGGCTGGCACGTCTACGGACTCATGGACCAGATCGTGGAGCACAAGACCGCGTCCCCGGACTGGTCGGAGCCCGCCCGGTACGCCCAGCCGGGCGACCTGCCGCGTACCGACGACATCCTGGCCCGCGCGCTCAACATCAGTGTCGGTGTGGTCGACAGCGGGATCGGTGCCGGATTCGGCATCAACATCCACGCGGAGCAGCCGGAGATCGATGCGGTCGCTGCGACGTTCGCGGCCGCCTGCACGGAGGCCTGA
- a CDS encoding DUF559 domain-containing protein yields MDPLVALTKCGGAARWGRLRVMGVPERALRSATDRGVVLSIARGSYALPTAPPGLLAAVRLGGVASHVTAARLHGLGTWAELDELHVTIPLGSSRAARGVRVHRAALGAADVETWPAVTSVRRTVLDCARTLSLVDAVCVIDSALRAHLVRTVDLHAAAAVAAGPGATALRRAVAHLDRKADSPLESVLRLLLDLGSGEVRSQVWIAGVGVVDFLVDDWLVIEGDGFEFHADREAYRIDRRRANGLAARGYVLLRFTWEDVRFRPGWVAAEVERVRRRGPATPPAEGC; encoded by the coding sequence ATGGATCCCCTGGTGGCCCTCACCAAGTGCGGCGGTGCCGCCCGCTGGGGCCGCCTGCGGGTGATGGGTGTCCCCGAGCGGGCGCTACGTTCCGCAACCGACCGTGGCGTCGTGCTCAGCATCGCCCGCGGGAGCTACGCGCTTCCGACTGCTCCGCCGGGGCTTCTTGCGGCCGTGCGGCTGGGCGGGGTGGCTTCGCACGTGACCGCGGCGCGACTGCACGGTCTGGGCACCTGGGCCGAGCTGGACGAGCTGCATGTGACCATCCCGCTCGGCAGCAGTAGGGCGGCTCGTGGCGTCCGCGTCCACCGCGCAGCCTTGGGTGCGGCCGACGTGGAGACCTGGCCGGCTGTCACGAGCGTCCGTCGGACGGTGCTCGACTGTGCTCGCACGCTGAGCCTGGTCGACGCCGTCTGCGTGATCGACTCCGCGCTGCGCGCCCATCTCGTGCGGACGGTCGACCTGCACGCAGCCGCGGCTGTTGCCGCGGGCCCCGGTGCCACCGCGCTGCGTCGGGCCGTGGCCCATCTGGACCGGAAGGCCGACTCGCCCCTGGAGTCGGTGCTGCGCCTGCTGCTCGACCTGGGGTCCGGCGAGGTGCGCAGCCAGGTTTGGATCGCCGGCGTCGGCGTCGTGGACTTCCTGGTCGACGACTGGTTGGTGATCGAGGGCGACGGCTTCGAGTTCCACGCCGATCGGGAGGCCTATCGGATCGACCGACGCCGGGCCAACGGCCTCGCGGCGCGCGGCTACGTGCTGCTGCGGTTCACCTGGGAGGACGTGCGCTTCCGCCCCGGATGGGTGGCGGCGGAGGTGGAACGGGTGCGGCGCAGGGGCCCCGCGACCCCACCCGCCGAAGGTTGCTGA
- a CDS encoding Gfo/Idh/MocA family oxidoreductase → MSVQLGVLGFGKLGRIHAEHVATSERARLVAVCDSNPEALRSAQDRYGVRATADLAEFLAGDFDGVVIASPTPLHPEHIRAVARAGKAIFTEKPVGLSLTHTDQVLAEVDAAGVVFQIGFQRRWDERYRLVKKVIDSGDIGDPVLLKAHGRDPDASNPANWGLDRNGGLFLNCAIHDYDVARYLLGREVEAVGATGGALVHKALAERGDLDTCFTTLFFGEQAIAHTEWSRYAAYGYDVALEVVGTRGIVHFGRDQDRTVLVRDIRGGLTVFDVFADAYRRSIEAFASAIADSTEVTPGIGDARTALQIALTARESCASGGARMAIPELPDLRLLAPVGDSGLRGS, encoded by the coding sequence GTGTCTGTTCAGCTTGGTGTTCTCGGCTTCGGGAAGCTCGGCAGGATCCACGCCGAGCACGTCGCCACCTCCGAACGCGCCCGGTTGGTCGCGGTGTGCGACTCGAACCCCGAAGCGCTGCGCAGCGCCCAGGACCGCTACGGGGTCCGGGCCACCGCCGACCTCGCGGAGTTCCTCGCCGGCGACTTCGACGGCGTCGTGATCGCCTCGCCCACCCCGCTGCACCCGGAGCACATCCGGGCCGTCGCCCGGGCCGGCAAGGCGATCTTCACCGAGAAGCCGGTCGGCCTGTCGCTGACCCACACCGACCAGGTGCTGGCCGAGGTGGACGCGGCCGGGGTGGTCTTCCAGATCGGCTTCCAACGCCGCTGGGACGAGCGCTACCGCCTGGTGAAGAAGGTCATCGACTCCGGCGACATCGGCGACCCGGTGCTGCTCAAGGCCCACGGCCGCGACCCGGACGCCTCGAACCCGGCCAACTGGGGCCTGGACCGCAACGGCGGCCTGTTCCTGAACTGCGCGATCCACGACTACGACGTGGCTCGCTACCTGCTGGGCCGTGAGGTCGAGGCCGTCGGCGCCACCGGCGGCGCACTGGTGCACAAGGCACTGGCCGAGCGCGGCGACCTGGACACCTGCTTCACGACGCTGTTCTTCGGTGAGCAGGCCATCGCGCACACCGAGTGGAGCCGCTACGCCGCCTACGGCTACGACGTCGCCCTTGAGGTCGTCGGCACTCGCGGGATCGTCCACTTCGGCCGCGATCAGGACCGAACCGTGCTGGTCCGCGACATCCGCGGCGGGCTGACCGTGTTCGACGTCTTCGCCGACGCCTACCGCCGGTCGATCGAGGCGTTCGCCTCGGCGATCGCCGACAGCACCGAGGTCACCCCGGGCATCGGCGACGCTCGCACCGCGCTGCAGATCGCGCTCACCGCGCGAGAGTCGTGCGCGTCGGGCGGGGCAAGGATGGCAATCCCGGAATTGCCCGACCTGCGTCTGCTGGCCCCCGTTGGCGACAGCGGCCTCCGCGGCAGTTGA
- a CDS encoding ubiquitin-like protein Pup has protein sequence MATKDTGGGQAQARKGEQTEEQAPAAQESTDVAERHEKLSDDVDSILDEIDEVLEENAEEFVRSFVQKGGE, from the coding sequence ATGGCGACCAAGGACACCGGTGGCGGGCAGGCGCAGGCCCGCAAGGGCGAGCAGACCGAGGAACAGGCACCGGCCGCGCAGGAATCCACCGACGTCGCCGAACGCCACGAGAAGCTGAGCGACGACGTCGACTCGATCCTCGACGAGATCGACGAGGTCCTCGAGGAGAACGCCGAGGAGTTCGTCCGTTCGTTCGTCCAGAAGGGCGGCGAATAA
- a CDS encoding DMT family transporter, whose translation MTAAAVPVALVAAALFALSWAAQHVAARREDQYEVLDPRLLVRLCRRPLWLAGRLAATAGVGVQFWALRLGPLSVVAPLMVLGLVIAVPLESLIERRRPDPGELRAVALTGAGIALFLEAAKPHRAHANPSWAAWSVVFAVAAVVVVAAGALHLAVPRWSAVSLAIATGTLFGVAAALLKAAATRASSPGSLLADPRLYLYIAVSIVALILTQNAFQRGRLSTPLVAITLCEPVTALFIGVLAFDEHLRMGPIRVTAAAFGAAAIVLGVRNLTTSMATEHARAVPGPTGKARTAP comes from the coding sequence GTGACGGCCGCGGCGGTGCCGGTGGCGCTGGTCGCCGCCGCGCTGTTCGCGCTGAGCTGGGCGGCCCAGCATGTCGCCGCCCGCCGCGAGGACCAGTACGAGGTTCTCGACCCGCGGCTGCTGGTCCGGTTGTGCCGCAGGCCGTTGTGGTTGGCGGGCAGGTTGGCCGCGACGGCCGGCGTCGGGGTGCAGTTCTGGGCGTTGCGGCTGGGGCCACTGAGCGTGGTCGCGCCGCTGATGGTGCTGGGCCTGGTCATCGCGGTTCCGTTGGAGTCCCTGATCGAGCGGCGTCGCCCGGACCCGGGCGAGCTGCGGGCGGTCGCGCTCACCGGGGCCGGGATCGCGCTGTTCCTGGAGGCGGCCAAGCCGCACCGGGCGCACGCCAACCCGAGTTGGGCCGCGTGGTCGGTCGTGTTCGCCGTGGCTGCGGTGGTTGTGGTGGCCGCCGGCGCGTTGCACCTCGCCGTGCCCCGATGGTCGGCGGTGTCGCTGGCCATCGCGACGGGGACGCTGTTCGGGGTGGCGGCGGCGCTGCTCAAGGCGGCGGCCACGCGGGCCTCCTCGCCCGGGAGCCTGCTGGCCGATCCGCGGCTGTACCTCTACATCGCGGTCAGCATCGTCGCGCTGATCCTCACCCAGAACGCGTTCCAGCGGGGCCGGCTGTCCACACCGTTGGTCGCCATCACGCTGTGCGAGCCGGTCACCGCGCTGTTCATCGGGGTGCTGGCCTTCGACGAGCACCTGCGGATGGGCCCGATCCGGGTCACCGCAGCCGCGTTCGGCGCGGCCGCGATCGTGCTCGGCGTACGCAACCTGACGACCTCGATGGCCACCGAGCACGCCAGGGCGGTTCCGGGCCCCACCGGCAAGGCCCGAACGGCGCCCTGA
- the arc gene encoding proteasome ATPase — protein sequence IPKAEVEELILEEVPDIAYTDIGGLGAQIEQIRDAIELPYLHADLYREHQLRPPKGVLLYGPPGCGKTLIAKAVANSLAKQVQAKAAADSDGSSKPAEGKSFFLNIKGPELLNKYVGETERHIRLVFQRAREKASEGMPVIVFFDEMDSIFRTRGSGVSSDVENTIVPQLLSEIDGVEGLENVIVIGASNREDMIDPAILRPGRLDVKIKIERPDAEAAGDIFSKYVLPELPLHPDDLKEHGGSVKATVDAMIQRTVERMYSESEENRFLEVTYANGDKEVLYFKDFNSGAMIENIVNRAKKMAIKDWLDQKQRGIRVSHLMAACVDEFKENEDLPNTTNPDDWARISGKKGERIVYIRTLISGKQGSEAGRSIDTVANTGQYL from the coding sequence ATCCCGAAGGCCGAGGTCGAGGAGCTCATCCTCGAAGAGGTCCCGGACATCGCCTACACCGACATCGGCGGCCTCGGCGCGCAGATCGAGCAGATCCGCGACGCGATCGAGCTGCCCTACCTGCACGCGGACCTGTACCGCGAGCACCAGCTCCGCCCGCCGAAGGGCGTGCTGCTTTACGGCCCGCCCGGCTGCGGCAAGACGCTCATCGCCAAGGCGGTGGCGAACTCCCTGGCCAAGCAGGTGCAGGCCAAGGCGGCGGCCGACTCTGACGGCAGCAGCAAGCCCGCGGAGGGGAAGTCCTTCTTCCTCAACATCAAGGGCCCCGAGCTGCTCAACAAGTACGTCGGCGAGACCGAGCGGCACATCCGCCTTGTCTTCCAGCGGGCCCGCGAGAAGGCCTCTGAGGGCATGCCGGTGATCGTGTTCTTCGACGAGATGGACTCGATCTTCCGCACCAGGGGCTCCGGCGTCTCCTCCGACGTGGAGAACACCATCGTCCCGCAGTTGCTGTCGGAGATCGACGGCGTTGAGGGCCTGGAGAACGTCATCGTCATCGGCGCCTCCAACCGCGAGGACATGATCGACCCGGCGATCCTGCGGCCAGGCCGCCTGGACGTCAAGATCAAGATCGAGCGGCCGGACGCCGAGGCGGCCGGGGACATCTTCTCCAAGTACGTGCTGCCGGAGCTCCCGCTGCACCCCGACGACCTGAAGGAGCACGGCGGCTCCGTCAAGGCGACGGTGGACGCGATGATCCAGCGCACGGTGGAGCGGATGTACTCCGAGTCCGAGGAGAACCGCTTCCTCGAGGTCACCTACGCCAACGGCGACAAGGAGGTCCTGTACTTCAAGGACTTCAACTCCGGCGCCATGATCGAGAACATCGTCAACCGCGCCAAGAAGATGGCGATCAAGGACTGGCTGGACCAGAAGCAGCGCGGCATCCGCGTCTCCCACCTCATGGCGGCCTGCGTCGATGAGTTCAAGGAGAACGAGGACCTGCCCAACACCACCAACCCGGACGACTGGGCCCGGATCTCCGGCAAGAAGGGCGAGCGGATCGTCTACATCCGGACGCTCATCTCCGGCAAGCAGGGCTCCGAGGCCGGCCGCTCGATCGACACTGTCGCGAACACGGGGCAGTACCTGTAG